A genomic region of Planococcus kocurii contains the following coding sequences:
- the dapF gene encoding diaminopimelate epimerase, with the protein MEMTLLKVHGSMNTFYMFEGEEHEDYAQLAIQLSSIDQDIDGILVILPSTIAHAKMRVFNTDGSEASMCGNGLRCVARFVCERDGVTEAVIETMKASLHVKKEETLNDKIETYAVEISPISFALNSLPMSYLSNSEWLHKPLPFISEEIPFSAVSVPNPHLIGIVPAALQKDTSHQQKWAHYFNEENNYFSDGVNVSYVTPIENGIFVRTYERGVGFTNACGTAMTASALISCLAGLVPYGDVTVYNPGGMVKCAVSKTEDTIRLQLTGNATYLSVVKFNWSSSGENSCILSTEPLDEQTDYKEFIEQVTTLSSQFV; encoded by the coding sequence ATGGAAATGACGTTGCTAAAAGTCCACGGCTCTATGAACACTTTTTATATGTTTGAAGGTGAGGAACATGAGGATTATGCACAATTGGCAATTCAGCTTTCTTCAATAGATCAAGACATCGATGGAATTTTAGTGATTTTGCCATCAACGATTGCTCATGCAAAAATGCGAGTTTTCAATACTGACGGTTCGGAAGCTTCCATGTGTGGAAATGGTCTCCGTTGCGTTGCTCGGTTTGTGTGTGAACGTGACGGTGTGACCGAAGCGGTGATCGAAACGATGAAAGCTTCTCTTCATGTTAAAAAAGAAGAAACCTTGAACGATAAAATCGAAACTTACGCCGTGGAAATCTCCCCGATATCATTTGCATTAAACAGTTTACCAATGAGTTACTTAAGTAACAGTGAATGGCTTCACAAACCATTGCCTTTTATATCGGAAGAAATTCCATTTTCAGCGGTATCTGTCCCCAATCCACATTTAATTGGCATCGTTCCAGCAGCATTACAGAAAGATACAAGCCATCAGCAAAAATGGGCACACTATTTTAATGAAGAAAACAATTATTTTTCAGATGGTGTTAACGTTAGCTATGTAACGCCAATAGAAAACGGAATCTTCGTACGGACGTATGAGCGGGGTGTTGGGTTTACAAATGCTTGTGGTACAGCAATGACAGCTTCGGCACTAATCAGCTGTCTAGCAGGGCTCGTGCCTTATGGCGACGTAACTGTATACAATCCAGGTGGCATGGTGAAATGTGCTGTCTCTAAAACAGAAGATACTATTCGTCTTCAACTAACTGGTAATGCGACGTATTTATCAGTTGTTAAATTTAACTGGTCTAGCAGTGGGGAAAATAGCTGCATTTTATCTACTGAACCTTTGGATGAGCAAACAGATTACAAAGAATTTATCGAACAAGTTACAACGCTTTCAAGTCAATTTGTGTAA
- a CDS encoding PAS domain S-box protein, protein MWDVSGTIEFVNDDFNELTGYESEELSGLTISKIGNTKISAEQYDEIHKVI, encoded by the coding sequence ATATGGGACGTCTCTGGTACGATAGAATTCGTCAATGATGATTTTAATGAATTAACGGGCTATGAGTCTGAAGAATTAAGTGGCTTAACTATCTCTAAAATAGGAAATACAAAAATTTCTGCAGAACAATACGACGAAATTCACAAAGTGATTTAG
- a CDS encoding undecaprenyldiphospho-muramoylpentapeptide beta-N-acetylglucosaminyltransferase encodes MNNKTILLTGGGTAGHVSLNQALIPELKNLGFNVEYIGSKDGIENELIRESFPSVPYHAISSGKLRRYFSTKNFSDPFRVGAGLMQAVAIIRKTKPVAIFSKGGFVSVPVVMAGRMMSIPVIIHESDVTPGLANKIALPFADHIFTVFKETLAHVPSSKSTCTGSLIRSELMEGSAIKGQEICSLDNDLPVLLIMGGSQGSAMINSAVRNNLERLLKQVNIIHLCGKGNYMTELDHHSNYRQFEYVTHELPHLLHLTDFVVSRAGSNSIFEFLALKKPMLLVPLSMQKSRGDQILNANLFEKQGFAHVVEEGQLSADRFMEELERLQTDKEQLITAMTQAEAPITAAEMAKLVAVHTK; translated from the coding sequence ATGAACAACAAAACAATTTTATTAACCGGAGGCGGAACAGCAGGACATGTTTCCTTGAATCAGGCATTGATTCCAGAATTAAAAAATTTAGGCTTTAACGTTGAATATATCGGTTCTAAAGACGGTATCGAAAATGAGCTAATCCGGGAGTCCTTCCCTTCCGTTCCTTACCATGCAATTTCTAGTGGTAAATTGAGACGCTATTTTTCAACTAAAAATTTCTCGGATCCATTTCGCGTAGGAGCGGGACTTATGCAAGCAGTTGCTATTATTCGTAAAACTAAGCCAGTAGCTATCTTTTCTAAAGGTGGATTTGTTTCTGTACCAGTCGTAATGGCAGGGCGTATGATGTCAATTCCGGTCATTATTCACGAATCGGACGTTACACCTGGATTGGCAAATAAAATTGCCTTACCTTTTGCTGATCATATCTTTACTGTATTCAAGGAAACTTTGGCGCATGTGCCAAGCAGCAAATCGACTTGCACGGGATCACTTATTCGTAGTGAACTTATGGAAGGCTCTGCAATAAAAGGACAGGAAATTTGTTCACTCGACAACGACTTACCGGTTCTACTGATCATGGGAGGTAGTCAAGGATCGGCTATGATTAACTCGGCCGTCCGCAACAACCTAGAGCGTTTGCTAAAGCAAGTTAATATCATCCACCTATGTGGTAAAGGAAATTACATGACAGAATTAGATCATCATTCAAATTATCGTCAATTTGAGTATGTCACGCATGAATTGCCACATCTATTACATCTGACAGATTTTGTCGTATCGCGAGCTGGTTCTAATTCCATATTTGAATTTTTGGCTTTGAAAAAACCAATGCTACTCGTTCCATTATCTATGCAAAAAAGCCGCGGCGATCAAATTCTGAATGCGAATTTATTTGAAAAACAAGGATTTGCACATGTTGTGGAAGAAGGACAGCTGTCTGCAGATCGTTTCATGGAAGAACTAGAGCGTTTACAAACGGATAAAGAGCAGCTAATTACAGCAATGACACAAGCAGAAGCCCCGATTACGGCGGCAGAAATGGCTAAATTAGTAGCAGTTCATACAAAATAA